The Styela clava chromosome 13, kaStyClav1.hap1.2, whole genome shotgun sequence genome has a window encoding:
- the LOC120332259 gene encoding kelch-like protein 21 isoform X3, protein MVGDEKIPAHRNVLSAGSDYFRAMLSHENVESSTGIVAMKQVQYSSVKTCINYIYTGNFPTPGREEREQLMFTAHMLQLQGMCDKIAISLEKELSPESFYSTKMIANTFNCTGLVESCNKYALKNFQSIAADDDFKHLDKDYVSFLVGSKKVDASEAVKCKALIIWTKFDSETRASTFGEIFQNLDLTKITGNYQKFLIEKEPLVFDSNRCLRALLKILTGGSQFVAEDIDIKNPRPTSNQVQLSNAIAVFDRKSKSIQAFRPNVRTWTKLQDISDEFIGNNFTAVVLGNIIYVLVFDGTNYQLNYNDTNATWVRLADRRLAKKRVAAVTFEGSFYAFDDSNNNNSKTVEKFEPSDGTWSHVTDKPVEGYHMSVVATGGFIYCIGGWNKVENLSNAMKFNPSDSTWTTLPSMPTARNGAAAVELDGKIYVMGGYNCGHLNIVECFDTVAETWTTVARLSNSRYSFKVCVVEGKIFAVGGGNSKNTIEVYDPAVNSWKVVETMDGKDIKNYASIALNVPS, encoded by the exons ATGGTCGGCGATGAGAAAATTCCAGCACACAGGAATGTTCTGTCAGCAGGATCGGATTATTTTCGTGCAATGTTGTCTCATGAA AATGTTGAGAGCAGCACTGGCATTGTGGCAATGAAACAAGTTCAATACTCAAGTGTGAAAACTTGCATCAATTACATTTACACTGGTAATTTTCCCACTCCTGGTCGTGAGGAGCGTGAACAACTGATGTTTACCGCTCATATGCTCCAGTTACAAG GTATGTGTGATAAAATTGCAATATCTCTTGAGAAAGAACTGAGTCCAGAATCGTTCTATTCAACAAAGATGATCGCAAATACTTTCAACTGCACCGGTTTAGTTGAAAGTTGCAACAAATATGCTTTGAAGAATTTCCAATCAATTGCAGCTGACGATGATTTCAAACATTTGGATAAAGATTATGTTTCCTTTCTGGTGGGATCGAAAAAAGTCGAC GCCTCTGAAGCTGTCAAGTGCAAAGCTTTGATCATCTGGACTAAGTTCGATTCAGAGACTCGTGCATCGACGTTTGGAGAAATATTTCAGAATCTAGATTTGACGAAAATAACGGGGAATTATCAAAAGTTTTTGATAGAGAAAGAG CCTTTGGTCTTTGACTCTAATCGTTGCCTCAGAGCACTTTTGAAGATTTTGACTGGCGGATCACAATTTGTTGCTGAGGATATTGACATCAAAA ATCCTAGACCGACTAGTAATCAAGTTCAGCTGAGTAACG CAATTGCTGTCTTTGATAGAAAGTCAAAATCGATTCAAGCATTTCGTCCTAATGTGAGAACCTGGACAAAACTGCAG GACATCAGTGATGAATTTATTGGTAATAACTTCACTGCTGTTGTACTTGGCAACATCATCTATGTTCTTGTGTTTGATGGAACCAATTATCAACTGAATTATAATGATACCAATGCTACATGGGTTAGACTGGCAGATCGGAGATTGGCAAAGAAACGTGTGGCCGCAGTTACATTTGAAG GTTCATTCTATGCATTTGATgattctaacaacaacaacagtaaAACTGTTGAGAAATTTGAACCATCTGATGGAACTTGGTCCCATGTCACTGATAAACCTGTGGAAGGATATCATATGTCAGTAGTTGCTACAGGAG gtTTCATCTACTGTATTGGAGGGTGGAATAAAGTTGAAAATCTATCTAATGCAATGAAATTCAATCCATCAGATTCAACATGGACGACACTTCCTTCAATGCCGACTGCAAGGAATGGTGCAGCTGCAGTTGAACTTGATGGGAAGATTTATGTCATGG GTGGATACAACTGTGGCCACTTGAACATTGTGGAATGTTTTGACACAGTTGCTGAAACATGGACCACTGTTGCCAGATTAAGCAATTCAAGATACAGTTTCAAAGTCTGTGTCGTTGAAGGAAAAATATTTGCTGTTGGAGG AGGGAATTCCAAGAATACAATAGAAGTATATGATCCCGCTGTGAACTCCTGGAAAGTTGTGGAAACAATGGATGGAAAAGACATTAAGAATTATGCTTCTATTGCTTTGAATGTTCCTTCCTAG
- the LOC120332259 gene encoding kelch-like protein 21 isoform X2, whose product MNPLDAYDLKHCGKMMMALNEQRASKEYSDFAIMVGDEKIPAHRNVLSAGSDYFRAMLSHENVESSTGIVAMKQVQYSSVKTCINYIYTGNFPTPGREEREQLMFTAHMLQLQGMCDKIAISLEKELSPESFYSTKMIANTFNCTGLVESCNKYALKNFQSIAADDDFKHLDKDYVSFLVGSKKVDASEAVKCKALIIWTKFDSETRASTFGEIFQNLDLTKITGNYQKFLIEKEPLVFDSNRCLRALLKILTGGSQFVAEDIDIKNPRPTSNQVQLSNAIAVFDRKSKSIQAFRPNVRTWTKLQDISDEFIGNNFTAVVLGNIIYVLVFDGTNYQLNYNDTNATWVRLADRRLAKKRVAAVTFEGSFYAFDDSNNNNSKTVEKFEPSDGTWSHVTDKPVEGYHMSVVATGGFIYCIGGWNKVENLSNAMKFNPSDSTWTTLPSMPTARNGAAAVELDGKIYVMGGYNCGHLNIVECFDTVAETWTTVARLSNSRYSFKVCVVEGKIFAVGGGNSKNTIEVYDPAVNSWKVVETMDGKDIKNYASIALNVPS is encoded by the exons ATGAATCCTCTTGATGCTTATGATTTGAAGCACTGTGGGAAAATGATGATGGCCCTTAACGA ACAAAGAGCAAGCAAAGAGTATAGTGACTTCGCAATTATGGTCGGCGATGAGAAAATTCCAGCACACAGGAATGTTCTGTCAGCAGGATCGGATTATTTTCGTGCAATGTTGTCTCATGAA AATGTTGAGAGCAGCACTGGCATTGTGGCAATGAAACAAGTTCAATACTCAAGTGTGAAAACTTGCATCAATTACATTTACACTGGTAATTTTCCCACTCCTGGTCGTGAGGAGCGTGAACAACTGATGTTTACCGCTCATATGCTCCAGTTACAAG GTATGTGTGATAAAATTGCAATATCTCTTGAGAAAGAACTGAGTCCAGAATCGTTCTATTCAACAAAGATGATCGCAAATACTTTCAACTGCACCGGTTTAGTTGAAAGTTGCAACAAATATGCTTTGAAGAATTTCCAATCAATTGCAGCTGACGATGATTTCAAACATTTGGATAAAGATTATGTTTCCTTTCTGGTGGGATCGAAAAAAGTCGAC GCCTCTGAAGCTGTCAAGTGCAAAGCTTTGATCATCTGGACTAAGTTCGATTCAGAGACTCGTGCATCGACGTTTGGAGAAATATTTCAGAATCTAGATTTGACGAAAATAACGGGGAATTATCAAAAGTTTTTGATAGAGAAAGAG CCTTTGGTCTTTGACTCTAATCGTTGCCTCAGAGCACTTTTGAAGATTTTGACTGGCGGATCACAATTTGTTGCTGAGGATATTGACATCAAAA ATCCTAGACCGACTAGTAATCAAGTTCAGCTGAGTAACG CAATTGCTGTCTTTGATAGAAAGTCAAAATCGATTCAAGCATTTCGTCCTAATGTGAGAACCTGGACAAAACTGCAG GACATCAGTGATGAATTTATTGGTAATAACTTCACTGCTGTTGTACTTGGCAACATCATCTATGTTCTTGTGTTTGATGGAACCAATTATCAACTGAATTATAATGATACCAATGCTACATGGGTTAGACTGGCAGATCGGAGATTGGCAAAGAAACGTGTGGCCGCAGTTACATTTGAAG GTTCATTCTATGCATTTGATgattctaacaacaacaacagtaaAACTGTTGAGAAATTTGAACCATCTGATGGAACTTGGTCCCATGTCACTGATAAACCTGTGGAAGGATATCATATGTCAGTAGTTGCTACAGGAG gtTTCATCTACTGTATTGGAGGGTGGAATAAAGTTGAAAATCTATCTAATGCAATGAAATTCAATCCATCAGATTCAACATGGACGACACTTCCTTCAATGCCGACTGCAAGGAATGGTGCAGCTGCAGTTGAACTTGATGGGAAGATTTATGTCATGG GTGGATACAACTGTGGCCACTTGAACATTGTGGAATGTTTTGACACAGTTGCTGAAACATGGACCACTGTTGCCAGATTAAGCAATTCAAGATACAGTTTCAAAGTCTGTGTCGTTGAAGGAAAAATATTTGCTGTTGGAGG AGGGAATTCCAAGAATACAATAGAAGTATATGATCCCGCTGTGAACTCCTGGAAAGTTGTGGAAACAATGGATGGAAAAGACATTAAGAATTATGCTTCTATTGCTTTGAATGTTCCTTCCTAG
- the LOC120332259 gene encoding kelch-like protein 21 isoform X1 — translation MNLTLDDYILKYCGKMMMALNEQRASKEYSDFAIMVGDEKIPAHRNVLSAGSDYFRAMLSHENVESSTGIVAMKQVQYSSVKTCINYIYTGNFPTPGREEREQLMFTAHMLQLQGMCDKIAISLEKELSPESFYSTKMIANTFNCTGLVESCNKYALKNFQSIAADDDFKHLDKDYVSFLVGSKKVDASEAVKCKALIIWTKFDSETRASTFGEIFQNLDLTKITGNYQKFLIEKEPLVFDSNRCLRALLKILTGGSQFVAEDIDIKNPRPTSNQVQLSNAIAVFDRKSKSIQAFRPNVRTWTKLQDISDEFIGNNFTAVVLGNIIYVLVFDGTNYQLNYNDTNATWVRLADRRLAKKRVAAVTFEGSFYAFDDSNNNNSKTVEKFEPSDGTWSHVTDKPVEGYHMSVVATGGFIYCIGGWNKVENLSNAMKFNPSDSTWTTLPSMPTARNGAAAVELDGKIYVMGGYNCGHLNIVECFDTVAETWTTVARLSNSRYSFKVCVVEGKIFAVGGGNSKNTIEVYDPAVNSWKVVETMDGKDIKNYASIALNVPS, via the exons ATGAATCTAACTCTTGATGATTATATTTTGAAGTACTGTGGAAAAATGATGATGGCGCTGAACGA ACAAAGAGCAAGCAAAGAGTATAGTGACTTCGCAATTATGGTCGGCGATGAGAAAATTCCAGCACACAGGAATGTTCTGTCAGCAGGATCGGATTATTTTCGTGCAATGTTGTCTCATGAA AATGTTGAGAGCAGCACTGGCATTGTGGCAATGAAACAAGTTCAATACTCAAGTGTGAAAACTTGCATCAATTACATTTACACTGGTAATTTTCCCACTCCTGGTCGTGAGGAGCGTGAACAACTGATGTTTACCGCTCATATGCTCCAGTTACAAG GTATGTGTGATAAAATTGCAATATCTCTTGAGAAAGAACTGAGTCCAGAATCGTTCTATTCAACAAAGATGATCGCAAATACTTTCAACTGCACCGGTTTAGTTGAAAGTTGCAACAAATATGCTTTGAAGAATTTCCAATCAATTGCAGCTGACGATGATTTCAAACATTTGGATAAAGATTATGTTTCCTTTCTGGTGGGATCGAAAAAAGTCGAC GCCTCTGAAGCTGTCAAGTGCAAAGCTTTGATCATCTGGACTAAGTTCGATTCAGAGACTCGTGCATCGACGTTTGGAGAAATATTTCAGAATCTAGATTTGACGAAAATAACGGGGAATTATCAAAAGTTTTTGATAGAGAAAGAG CCTTTGGTCTTTGACTCTAATCGTTGCCTCAGAGCACTTTTGAAGATTTTGACTGGCGGATCACAATTTGTTGCTGAGGATATTGACATCAAAA ATCCTAGACCGACTAGTAATCAAGTTCAGCTGAGTAACG CAATTGCTGTCTTTGATAGAAAGTCAAAATCGATTCAAGCATTTCGTCCTAATGTGAGAACCTGGACAAAACTGCAG GACATCAGTGATGAATTTATTGGTAATAACTTCACTGCTGTTGTACTTGGCAACATCATCTATGTTCTTGTGTTTGATGGAACCAATTATCAACTGAATTATAATGATACCAATGCTACATGGGTTAGACTGGCAGATCGGAGATTGGCAAAGAAACGTGTGGCCGCAGTTACATTTGAAG GTTCATTCTATGCATTTGATgattctaacaacaacaacagtaaAACTGTTGAGAAATTTGAACCATCTGATGGAACTTGGTCCCATGTCACTGATAAACCTGTGGAAGGATATCATATGTCAGTAGTTGCTACAGGAG gtTTCATCTACTGTATTGGAGGGTGGAATAAAGTTGAAAATCTATCTAATGCAATGAAATTCAATCCATCAGATTCAACATGGACGACACTTCCTTCAATGCCGACTGCAAGGAATGGTGCAGCTGCAGTTGAACTTGATGGGAAGATTTATGTCATGG GTGGATACAACTGTGGCCACTTGAACATTGTGGAATGTTTTGACACAGTTGCTGAAACATGGACCACTGTTGCCAGATTAAGCAATTCAAGATACAGTTTCAAAGTCTGTGTCGTTGAAGGAAAAATATTTGCTGTTGGAGG AGGGAATTCCAAGAATACAATAGAAGTATATGATCCCGCTGTGAACTCCTGGAAAGTTGTGGAAACAATGGATGGAAAAGACATTAAGAATTATGCTTCTATTGCTTTGAATGTTCCTTCCTAG